The following are from one region of the Rhizobium sullae genome:
- a CDS encoding GNAT family N-acetyltransferase — translation MKVAKRDVPTFLDWEILFLHGTLLGQQAHREEPSVISSRPMRESEYPAYLDYFITDYATEISANYGLSRHEAVAQANREIANDLPLGVNTPGEVMLCVIDQASEIECVVGYLWYRPDPAKRFVFIKDFYIFAEHQGKGFGKRALNTLEANLSQTGFEQIRLRVAEDNKRAKHVYETAGFRVTGINMSKSIKTEC, via the coding sequence GTGAAGGTCGCCAAGCGCGACGTCCCGACTTTTCTCGATTGGGAAATCCTATTTCTACATGGCACACTGCTGGGGCAACAGGCTCATAGAGAGGAACCCTCCGTGATCTCATCCAGACCAATGCGTGAAAGCGAATATCCGGCTTACCTCGATTATTTCATCACGGATTATGCCACCGAGATCTCGGCCAATTACGGTCTTTCCCGCCATGAAGCCGTGGCACAGGCCAATCGGGAAATTGCAAATGACCTGCCGCTTGGCGTCAACACGCCCGGCGAAGTCATGCTCTGTGTCATAGACCAAGCGTCGGAAATTGAGTGCGTCGTGGGTTATCTTTGGTATCGTCCCGATCCAGCGAAGCGCTTCGTATTCATCAAAGATTTCTATATCTTTGCAGAGCATCAGGGAAAAGGCTTTGGCAAGCGGGCGTTGAATACCTTGGAAGCCAACCTGTCACAGACAGGTTTCGAGCAGATAAGGCTGCGCGTTGCCGAGGATAACAAGCGCGCCAAGCATGTCTATGAGACAGCTGGCTTTCGCGTCACCGGCATTAATATGAGCAAGTCAATTAAAACGGAATGCTAA
- a CDS encoding alpha/beta fold hydrolase, with protein sequence MSMITTKDGTEIFYKDWGKGQPIIFSHGWPLSADAWDAQMVFFGNNGYRVIAHDRRSHGRSSQTWDGNHMDQYADDLAELIEELDLKDLIMIGHSTGGGEVTHYLGRHGTKRVAKVVLVGAVPPLMLKTDKNPGGLPVEVFDGIRKGTLENRSQFYKDLVAPFYSYNRDGAKFSEGIRDSFWMQGMMGGLKGQLDCIHEFSEVDYTDDLKKIDKPTLIIHGDDDQIVPIGASALESSKIVEGSILKVYQGAPHGLAQTHTDRFNKDVLEFLKA encoded by the coding sequence ATGTCGATGATTACCACGAAGGACGGAACGGAGATTTTCTACAAGGATTGGGGCAAGGGCCAGCCTATTATTTTCTCTCACGGCTGGCCGCTCTCGGCCGATGCCTGGGATGCGCAGATGGTCTTCTTCGGCAACAATGGCTATCGCGTCATCGCGCATGACCGCCGCAGCCATGGGCGTTCGAGCCAAACCTGGGACGGCAACCACATGGACCAATATGCCGATGATCTGGCCGAGTTGATCGAAGAGCTCGATCTCAAGGACCTGATCATGATCGGCCATTCCACCGGTGGGGGCGAAGTCACCCATTATCTCGGACGCCACGGCACGAAGCGTGTCGCCAAGGTCGTGCTGGTCGGCGCCGTGCCGCCACTGATGCTCAAGACGGACAAGAATCCCGGCGGCTTGCCGGTTGAAGTTTTTGACGGTATCCGCAAGGGCACACTCGAAAACCGCTCGCAGTTCTACAAGGATCTCGTGGCGCCCTTCTACAGCTATAACCGCGATGGCGCGAAATTCTCCGAAGGCATCCGCGACAGTTTCTGGATGCAGGGAATGATGGGCGGGTTGAAGGGACAGCTGGATTGCATCCACGAATTCTCCGAGGTCGATTACACGGACGACCTCAAGAAGATCGACAAACCGACGCTCATCATTCATGGCGACGATGATCAGATCGTGCCGATCGGCGCTTCCGCATTGGAATCCTCGAAGATCGTCGAGGGTTCGATTCTCAAGGTCTATCAGGGCGCCCCCCACGGCCTCGCCCAGACGCATACCGACCGTTTCAACAAGGACGTGCTCGAATTCCTGAAGGCCTGA
- a CDS encoding M3 family oligoendopeptidase, with amino-acid sequence MNFVLPGAGLNFSATVASAAADPALGDLPVWKLQDLYPSATSTAFTSDMEKAGRNAIAFEERWKGKLAEATTKAGAEGIGQALKEYEALDDLIGRLGSFAGLTYFSDTTNPVNGKLYGDVQAKVTEFFGHLLFFGLELNRIDDAVMDACMANDPDAGHYRPWLIDLRKDKPYQLEDKLEQLFLEKSMTSAAAFNRLFDETMAELRYDIDGEKVPLEVALNLLQDKDPEARRKAAMALAETFTANIRTFTLITNTLAKDKDISDRWRGFEDIADSRHLANRVERNVVDALAAAVKQAYPRLSHRYYKMKAKWLGMDQMNFWDRNAPLPETSNAVISWSEAKDTVLSAYGNFAPEMAAIASRFFDEQWIDAPVRPGKAPGAFSHPTVPSAHPYVLVNYMGKPRDVMTLAHELGHGVHQVLAGAQGALMCQTPLTLAETASVFGEMLTFRALLDKTADRRERKAMLAQKVEDMINTVVRQIAFYEFERELHTARKAGELTAEDIGELWLSVQSESLGPAIRISEGYETYWAYIPHFIHSPFYVYAYAFGDCLVNSLYAVYQKADKGFQDKYFELLKAGGTKHHSELLKPFGLDATDPSFWSKGLSMIEGLIDELEALDRG; translated from the coding sequence ATGAATTTCGTGCTCCCCGGCGCCGGTCTTAATTTTTCGGCAACAGTTGCCTCTGCCGCGGCTGATCCGGCGCTCGGCGACCTTCCGGTCTGGAAGCTGCAGGATCTCTACCCCTCCGCCACCTCGACTGCCTTCACAAGCGACATGGAAAAGGCGGGCCGGAACGCGATCGCCTTCGAAGAAAGATGGAAGGGCAAGCTGGCGGAGGCAACGACCAAAGCAGGCGCTGAAGGCATCGGCCAGGCGCTGAAGGAATACGAGGCGTTGGATGACCTCATCGGCCGTCTCGGCTCTTTCGCGGGTCTCACTTATTTCTCCGATACGACCAACCCGGTGAACGGCAAGCTCTACGGCGACGTCCAGGCGAAGGTCACCGAATTCTTCGGCCACCTTCTCTTCTTCGGGCTGGAACTGAACCGCATCGACGACGCGGTGATGGATGCATGCATGGCGAACGACCCCGATGCCGGCCATTACCGCCCTTGGCTGATCGACCTGCGCAAGGACAAGCCCTACCAGCTGGAAGACAAGCTGGAACAGCTCTTCCTCGAAAAATCGATGACGAGTGCAGCTGCATTCAACCGCCTCTTCGATGAGACCATGGCAGAACTCCGCTACGATATCGACGGCGAGAAAGTGCCGCTCGAAGTCGCGCTCAATCTACTGCAGGACAAGGATCCGGAAGCGCGCCGCAAGGCAGCGATGGCGCTTGCCGAAACCTTCACGGCGAATATCCGCACTTTCACGCTGATCACCAATACTCTTGCCAAGGACAAGGATATTTCCGACCGCTGGCGCGGCTTCGAGGATATCGCCGACAGCCGCCATTTGGCGAACCGCGTTGAGCGCAACGTGGTCGATGCGCTGGCGGCTGCCGTCAAGCAGGCCTATCCGCGCCTTTCGCACCGCTATTACAAGATGAAGGCGAAGTGGCTCGGAATGGACCAGATGAATTTCTGGGACCGCAACGCGCCGCTCCCGGAAACCTCCAATGCGGTGATTTCCTGGAGCGAAGCGAAGGATACCGTTCTTTCGGCCTACGGCAATTTCGCGCCGGAAATGGCGGCAATCGCCAGCCGCTTCTTCGACGAACAGTGGATCGACGCACCCGTGCGTCCCGGCAAAGCGCCCGGCGCTTTCTCTCACCCGACGGTTCCCTCGGCGCACCCCTATGTGCTGGTCAACTACATGGGCAAGCCTCGAGATGTCATGACGCTTGCCCATGAACTCGGCCACGGCGTCCATCAGGTGCTGGCCGGTGCACAGGGCGCGCTGATGTGCCAGACCCCGCTGACGCTCGCCGAAACCGCATCCGTCTTCGGCGAAATGCTGACCTTCCGCGCGCTGCTCGACAAGACGGCGGACAGGCGCGAGCGCAAGGCGATGCTCGCCCAGAAGGTCGAGGACATGATCAACACGGTGGTGCGCCAGATCGCCTTTTACGAATTCGAACGCGAGCTTCACACGGCCCGCAAGGCAGGCGAACTGACCGCCGAAGACATCGGCGAGCTCTGGCTTTCGGTTCAGTCGGAAAGCCTTGGCCCCGCGATCAGGATTTCGGAAGGATACGAGACTTACTGGGCCTATATCCCCCACTTCATCCACTCGCCTTTCTACGTCTATGCCTACGCTTTCGGCGATTGCCTGGTGAACTCGCTCTATGCGGTCTATCAGAAGGCCGACAAGGGCTTTCAGGACAAGTATTTCGAGCTGCTGAAGGCCGGCGGCACGAAGCATCACTCCGAACTCCTGAAACCTTTCGGCCTCGACGCCACCGATCCGTCGTTTTGGAGCAAGGGCCTGTCCATGATCGAAGGGCTGATCGATGAGCTTGAGGCGTTGGATAGGGGCTAA
- a CDS encoding DUF882 domain-containing protein produces the protein MPDLNENTKPSRLSWRTLCADIGGKVVRTATAALLALTVSSPVFVGTPSEAAGETRSLKLYFIHTGEKAVITYKRNGRFDPKGLGQLNRFLRDWRKNQPTKMDPHLFDLIWEVYRQSGSRDYINVVCGFRSPATNSMLKSRSRNSGVAEKSQHMLGKAMDFFIPDVKLAKLRAIGMKMQVGGVGFYPKSGSPFVHMDVGGVRAWPRMSRQELAQLFPNGNTIHIPSDGKPLPGYQQAMADYKRRVSTNQLVMASGGDTETRKPKTLFAALFGGGADEEEDSAEEAAPVAVAKATPPKAEAPATAEAEAQPTEVAAVNAPVPQVRPAFAGQLDGGEVANALVSPNSGNAAQQALAAATEQQGQQQFADLSTYHVPVPSLLGPRNAPGDAEVASNDPTVPTPADRPALAENLLAAAAADPEAGADEAEADQLSPALAQALDQNNVVDKQVAALAPATVEQAISAAMPAAKPVEKKAPVQLAALAPVKSASFGDAFDLPQTSEDGIANGVATKGGRPTKEAAAAADASRATVRTEPKLTQKIISRWALTNSRMEMITKPVKAPRFVSQTLRAQPTAVYAEGFNVKTASIDPARFSGSAVNFMEVRKFNTN, from the coding sequence TTGCCGGATCTGAATGAGAACACCAAGCCTTCGCGCTTGAGCTGGCGTACCCTGTGCGCCGACATTGGCGGAAAGGTGGTTAGGACGGCGACGGCTGCCCTTCTCGCACTCACGGTTTCCTCACCAGTATTCGTTGGCACACCGTCCGAGGCGGCGGGCGAAACGCGCAGTCTGAAACTCTACTTCATCCATACCGGCGAAAAGGCCGTGATCACCTACAAGCGCAACGGTAGGTTCGACCCGAAGGGTCTTGGGCAGCTAAACCGATTCCTTCGCGACTGGCGCAAGAACCAGCCGACAAAGATGGACCCCCATCTTTTCGATCTCATCTGGGAAGTCTACCGCCAGAGCGGTTCCAGGGACTACATCAACGTTGTCTGCGGCTTCCGTTCGCCCGCCACCAATTCGATGCTCAAGTCCCGTTCGCGCAATTCCGGCGTCGCCGAAAAGAGCCAGCATATGCTCGGCAAGGCGATGGACTTCTTCATTCCGGATGTGAAGCTCGCAAAGCTACGCGCGATCGGCATGAAAATGCAGGTCGGTGGCGTTGGCTTTTATCCGAAGTCCGGTTCGCCCTTCGTGCACATGGATGTCGGCGGCGTTCGCGCTTGGCCGCGCATGAGCCGCCAGGAGCTGGCGCAGCTCTTCCCGAACGGCAACACCATTCACATCCCTTCTGACGGCAAGCCCCTGCCGGGCTACCAGCAGGCGATGGCCGACTACAAGCGCCGGGTGAGCACCAATCAGCTCGTCATGGCAAGCGGCGGCGACACCGAAACGAGAAAGCCGAAGACATTGTTCGCGGCCCTTTTTGGCGGCGGTGCGGACGAGGAAGAGGATAGCGCGGAGGAAGCCGCTCCGGTCGCGGTTGCCAAGGCAACGCCGCCGAAGGCCGAAGCACCGGCTACTGCCGAAGCTGAAGCCCAACCGACCGAGGTTGCCGCTGTGAATGCGCCGGTGCCGCAGGTTCGTCCTGCCTTTGCCGGCCAGCTTGACGGTGGCGAAGTTGCAAATGCGCTCGTTTCGCCGAATTCCGGCAATGCTGCGCAACAGGCGCTTGCTGCTGCCACCGAACAACAGGGGCAGCAACAGTTCGCCGATCTCAGCACGTATCACGTTCCGGTTCCTTCGCTGCTTGGCCCGCGCAACGCGCCGGGTGATGCGGAAGTGGCATCCAACGATCCAACGGTTCCGACCCCGGCCGATCGCCCGGCACTCGCTGAAAATCTGCTTGCGGCAGCGGCCGCGGATCCGGAAGCGGGTGCGGACGAAGCCGAAGCGGATCAGCTTTCCCCGGCACTCGCTCAAGCGCTTGATCAGAACAATGTGGTCGACAAGCAAGTGGCTGCCCTTGCACCCGCCACGGTCGAGCAGGCCATCAGCGCGGCAATGCCTGCGGCCAAGCCGGTTGAGAAGAAGGCGCCGGTACAACTTGCCGCGCTTGCTCCCGTCAAATCTGCAAGCTTCGGCGACGCCTTCGACCTGCCGCAGACTTCCGAGGACGGCATTGCCAACGGGGTTGCGACCAAGGGTGGGCGGCCGACGAAGGAGGCTGCCGCCGCTGCCGACGCAAGCCGTGCAACGGTCCGCACCGAGCCGAAGCTGACCCAAAAGATAATTTCGCGGTGGGCGCTGACCAATTCGCGCATGGAAATGATCACGAAGCCGGTCAAGGCCCCTCGCTTCGTCAGTCAGACGCTGCGCGCCCAGCCGACGGCCGTCTATGCCGAAGGTTTCAACGTCAAGACCGCGTCGATCGATCCGGCCCGCTTCAGCGGCTCGGCGGTCAACTTCATGGAAGTGCGCAAGTTCAATACGAACTGA
- a CDS encoding aminodeoxychorismate synthase component I — translation MIGLQPHILFRDDTTGQVMLFTDPAEVITARTRDEFFAGLVRMEAARAQGRWLAGYISYEAGYLFEKKLADFAEENRPTPLLCFGIFDDPQKGDHPLAQPKQRLENEEFLTAPKAAWAFPVYKERFDRLHWHLRQGDCYQANLTMPIEARWNGDPRAAFWSLIERQPVKYGALVDLGGPVILSRSPELFFRTDEEGWIETHPMKGTAKRGADAAEDAAIIAAMQADTKTQAENRMIVDLLRNDISRITEVGTLDVPKLFEIETYPTLHQMVSHVQAKLLPGLSIRDIFAALFPCGSITGAPKLSAMQILHELEDTPRDAYCGAIGMISPTGSMRFSVAIRTISLFDDGKAIFNVGGGIVFDSTAEAEYEECLLKARFAVGDEEIAR, via the coding sequence ATGATCGGCCTCCAACCCCACATCCTCTTCCGTGACGACACGACCGGACAAGTGATGCTCTTCACCGATCCCGCCGAGGTTATCACCGCCCGGACGCGTGATGAATTCTTTGCAGGCCTGGTGCGGATGGAAGCGGCCAGAGCCCAGGGAAGGTGGCTGGCGGGTTATATATCTTACGAGGCGGGCTACCTTTTTGAGAAAAAGCTCGCAGACTTCGCGGAAGAGAACAGGCCGACGCCGCTGCTTTGCTTCGGCATCTTCGACGACCCGCAAAAGGGCGATCATCCGCTCGCGCAGCCCAAACAGCGCCTCGAAAACGAGGAGTTCCTGACCGCGCCCAAAGCCGCTTGGGCATTTCCCGTATACAAAGAGCGATTCGACCGATTGCATTGGCATCTGCGCCAGGGTGATTGCTACCAGGCAAACCTGACGATGCCCATCGAAGCACGCTGGAACGGCGATCCGCGCGCGGCTTTCTGGTCGCTGATCGAACGTCAGCCCGTGAAATACGGAGCGCTCGTCGATCTCGGCGGTCCTGTTATCCTATCGCGCTCTCCCGAACTCTTCTTCCGGACGGACGAGGAAGGCTGGATCGAGACTCATCCGATGAAGGGCACCGCCAAGCGCGGTGCCGACGCGGCCGAAGATGCCGCCATCATCGCGGCGATGCAGGCGGACACGAAGACGCAAGCCGAAAACCGGATGATCGTCGACCTGCTACGCAACGACATCTCGCGCATCACCGAGGTCGGCACGCTCGATGTTCCGAAGCTTTTTGAGATCGAGACCTACCCGACCTTGCACCAAATGGTGAGCCATGTGCAGGCGAAGCTGCTGCCCGGCCTTTCCATCCGCGATATCTTTGCCGCCCTGTTCCCTTGCGGTTCGATCACCGGCGCGCCGAAGCTCAGCGCCATGCAGATCCTGCATGAACTCGAAGACACGCCGCGCGATGCCTATTGCGGCGCAATCGGCATGATTTCGCCGACGGGCTCCATGCGCTTTTCCGTTGCGATCCGCACCATCAGCCTCTTCGATGACGGCAAGGCGATCTTCAACGTCGGCGGCGGCATCGTCTTCGATTCCACGGCTGAGGCCGAATATGAAGAATGCCTGCTCAAGGCCCGCTTCGCGGTCGGCGATGAGGAGATTGCGCGATGA
- a CDS encoding heme-dependent oxidative N-demethylase family protein, which translates to MTLPTYTPYDGSSKPFTIGLMPLDIGRWIEPDADLPRYLGEKQHLLEAHRDEIFVAEEDTETAQQECLDLLVNYLCEAYPALYRRIGNLVEVAGKPVDVWEPSLPPLLKAGSLIADDLVIMRRKDDGWHLVAGYVAFPSSWSLKEKFGRPMQAIHADVPGFGEGTRNATLITRIFDSLQTAQPVERMNWSVNATGDLFLPASKHSRPPQAAAFTLAERFARVERQTLRKLPGSGDIVFTIRVYVDPVAAIEHHPKAAVLVQSFANQLETLDEHQTAYKGLALQKAALVAKLRMLARRLSPVCQSISRKRSLL; encoded by the coding sequence ATGACGCTCCCGACCTACACTCCCTATGACGGTTCCTCCAAACCCTTCACCATCGGCCTCATGCCGCTCGATATCGGCCGCTGGATCGAGCCGGATGCCGATCTGCCGCGCTATCTCGGCGAAAAGCAACATCTGCTTGAAGCCCATCGGGATGAGATTTTCGTGGCCGAGGAGGACACCGAAACCGCACAGCAGGAATGCCTCGACCTTCTCGTGAATTACCTTTGCGAGGCCTATCCGGCCCTCTACCGCCGCATTGGCAATCTTGTTGAAGTAGCCGGCAAACCCGTCGATGTCTGGGAGCCATCCCTTCCGCCACTTCTGAAGGCCGGCTCACTTATTGCCGACGACCTCGTCATCATGCGCCGCAAGGACGACGGCTGGCACCTCGTCGCCGGTTACGTTGCCTTCCCTTCTTCCTGGTCGCTCAAGGAAAAGTTTGGCCGGCCGATGCAGGCGATCCATGCAGACGTGCCCGGTTTCGGCGAAGGGACGCGCAACGCGACCTTGATTACCCGCATCTTCGACAGTCTGCAGACCGCTCAGCCCGTCGAGCGCATGAACTGGTCTGTGAACGCCACAGGCGATCTTTTCCTGCCTGCGTCCAAACATAGCCGTCCGCCGCAGGCCGCGGCCTTTACACTCGCTGAACGCTTCGCCCGTGTCGAGCGCCAGACATTGCGCAAGCTGCCAGGCTCCGGCGATATCGTCTTCACCATCCGCGTCTATGTCGATCCCGTAGCCGCGATCGAGCACCATCCAAAGGCGGCAGTACTGGTGCAAAGCTTCGCGAACCAGCTCGAGACGCTTGACGAACATCAGACCGCTTACAAAGGTCTGGCCTTGCAGAAGGCCGCACTCGTCGCAAAGCTGCGCATGCTCGCCCGCCGGCTATCGCCTGTCTGCCAATCGATTTCCCGCAAACGCTCTTTATTGTGA
- the omp10 gene encoding outer membrane lipoprotein Omp10, whose translation MTFRNILVLAGAAAALAACVSDRPMPVATRAAPTGVEGSWADPNGIISTFQAGTFTTRTTDSNQLLASGTYINTSPSLVEISMTSLVRKTQSKVNCALVNQSQLNCTSDAGSQFTLTRRM comes from the coding sequence ATGACGTTTAGAAACATTCTCGTCCTTGCGGGTGCAGCGGCAGCGCTTGCCGCCTGCGTCTCAGACCGCCCCATGCCGGTAGCGACACGCGCTGCGCCGACCGGCGTCGAGGGTTCCTGGGCTGATCCGAACGGCATCATTTCTACCTTCCAGGCCGGCACCTTCACCACCCGCACGACCGACAGCAACCAGCTGCTCGCGTCCGGCACGTACATCAACACTTCGCCGTCACTGGTCGAAATCAGCATGACATCGCTGGTTCGCAAGACGCAGTCGAAGGTCAATTGCGCGCTCGTCAACCAAAGTCAGCTGAACTGCACCTCGGATGCAGGTTCGCAATTCACGTTGACGCGCCGCATGTAA
- a CDS encoding aminotransferase class IV family protein, with amino-acid sequence MSNFSLLETLRWEPETGFVRLRLHLARLTRSARRIGFPEPRHALDELNASVQGATGALRIRLTFDTHGRTEVTTAPFTPLAPCTVWNIRIASTRLDSADKLLRIKTTRRAVYEAARAEYTPHQADEVLMLNERGEVCEGTITSIFLDNGSGTLRTPPIACGLLAGVLRTELICQRKARVGHIRMNHLESSRIFVGNSLRGLIPARLTT; translated from the coding sequence ATGAGCAATTTCTCGCTGCTGGAGACATTGCGGTGGGAGCCGGAAACCGGCTTCGTCCGCCTCCGGCTGCATCTTGCCCGTCTGACGCGATCCGCCCGGCGGATCGGCTTTCCCGAGCCGCGGCATGCGCTCGACGAGCTCAATGCATCCGTCCAGGGCGCGACGGGCGCTCTGCGCATCCGGCTGACCTTCGATACTCATGGCCGCACAGAAGTCACCACCGCGCCCTTCACACCACTTGCGCCCTGCACGGTGTGGAACATCCGCATCGCTTCGACGCGCCTCGACAGCGCCGACAAGCTGCTTCGGATCAAGACCACCCGCCGCGCCGTCTACGAGGCTGCCCGCGCCGAATACACGCCGCACCAGGCCGACGAGGTGCTGATGCTGAATGAACGCGGCGAGGTCTGCGAGGGCACGATCACTTCGATCTTCCTGGACAATGGTTCCGGCACCCTTCGCACGCCGCCGATCGCCTGCGGCCTGCTCGCCGGCGTGCTGCGCACGGAACTGATCTGTCAGCGAAAGGCGCGGGTGGGCCACATTCGGATGAACCACCTGGAGAGCAGCCGGATTTTCGTCGGAAACTCTCTCCGCGGCCTCATACCCGCAAGGCTTACCACCTGA
- a CDS encoding homospermidine synthase codes for MTEQTHPVYAEITGPIVMIGFGSIGRGTLPLIERHFKFDKSRMVVIDPRDEPADMEILKKYGILHIKEYVTKDNYKDLLKPLLTKGGGQGFCVNLSVDTGSLDIMKLCRKLDVLYIDTVVEPWLGFYFDKNMKNADRTNYALRETVRKEKARNPGGATAVSTCGANPGMVSWFVKQALVNLANEIGVKFEEPDQHDREAWAKLMKKVGVKGVHIAERDTQRTKHPKPLNVFWNTWSVEGFISEGLQPAELGWGTHENWMPKNAKKQKKGCKAAIYLEQPGANTRVRTWCPTPGPQYGFLVTHNESISIADYFTVRDKDGEVTFRPTCHYAYHPANDAILSLHEMFGNGGTSQPVHHVLDEDELEDGIDELGVLLYGHEKNAYWYGSRLSLDETRRIAPYQNATGLQVTSAVLAGMVWALEHPKAGIVEADEIDYKRCLEVQLPYLGPVEGHYTDWTPLDGRPGLFPEDIDTKDPWQFKNILVRS; via the coding sequence ATGACGGAACAGACCCACCCGGTATATGCCGAAATTACCGGTCCGATCGTGATGATCGGCTTTGGCTCCATCGGCCGCGGCACGCTGCCGCTGATCGAGCGCCACTTCAAGTTCGACAAGAGCCGGATGGTTGTTATCGACCCGCGCGACGAGCCGGCCGACATGGAAATCCTGAAGAAGTACGGCATCCTCCATATCAAGGAATATGTGACGAAGGACAACTACAAGGATCTCCTGAAGCCGCTTCTGACCAAAGGCGGAGGGCAGGGCTTCTGCGTCAATCTCTCGGTCGACACTGGCTCGCTCGACATCATGAAGCTCTGCCGCAAGCTCGACGTGCTCTATATCGATACCGTCGTCGAACCCTGGCTCGGCTTCTATTTCGACAAGAACATGAAGAATGCTGACCGCACCAACTATGCGCTGCGCGAAACCGTGCGCAAGGAAAAGGCAAGGAACCCAGGCGGGGCGACGGCTGTCTCCACCTGCGGCGCAAACCCGGGCATGGTGTCCTGGTTCGTCAAGCAGGCGCTGGTCAATCTCGCCAACGAGATCGGCGTGAAGTTCGAAGAACCGGATCAGCACGACCGCGAAGCCTGGGCGAAGCTGATGAAGAAGGTCGGCGTCAAGGGCGTTCACATCGCCGAACGCGACACCCAGCGCACCAAGCATCCGAAACCGCTCAACGTCTTCTGGAACACTTGGTCTGTCGAAGGCTTCATCTCCGAAGGCTTGCAGCCCGCCGAACTCGGCTGGGGCACCCATGAAAACTGGATGCCGAAGAACGCCAAGAAGCAGAAGAAGGGCTGCAAGGCCGCGATCTATCTGGAGCAGCCAGGCGCCAACACCCGCGTCCGCACATGGTGCCCGACGCCAGGTCCGCAATACGGCTTCCTGGTCACCCATAACGAATCGATCTCGATCGCCGATTATTTCACGGTCCGCGACAAGGATGGCGAGGTCACCTTCCGCCCGACCTGCCACTATGCCTACCATCCGGCCAATGACGCGATCCTGTCGCTGCATGAAATGTTCGGCAACGGCGGTACGTCGCAGCCGGTCCACCACGTCCTCGACGAGGACGAGCTGGAGGATGGCATCGACGAACTCGGCGTGCTCCTCTACGGCCACGAGAAGAATGCGTACTGGTACGGCTCGCGTCTCTCGCTTGATGAGACCCGTCGCATCGCGCCTTACCAGAACGCAACGGGCCTGCAGGTGACCTCCGCGGTTCTCGCAGGCATGGTCTGGGCCCTCGAACATCCGAAGGCCGGCATCGTCGAGGCCGACGAGATCGATTATAAGCGCTGCCTCGAAGTGCAACTGCCTTATCTCGGCCCGGTTGAAGGTCACTACACCGACTGGACCCCCCTCGATGGCCGCCCGGGCCTCTTCCCGGAAGACATCGATACGAAGGATCCCTGGCAATTCAAGAACATCCTGGTCCGTTCGTAA
- a CDS encoding YciI family protein — protein MFILALTYVKPNEEADKLMEPHMAWVKEGYARGWFLASGRKVPRTGGVVLAIGNRAEIEAYVAADPFAVHGVAEYDITEVAVTTVAAGLELLKS, from the coding sequence ATGTTTATCCTCGCGCTCACTTATGTGAAGCCGAACGAAGAAGCCGACAAGCTCATGGAGCCGCATATGGCCTGGGTCAAGGAAGGCTATGCGCGGGGCTGGTTCCTTGCCTCCGGCCGCAAAGTCCCCCGCACCGGTGGCGTGGTTCTCGCCATCGGAAATCGTGCCGAGATCGAGGCCTATGTCGCCGCCGATCCCTTTGCAGTCCACGGCGTTGCGGAATACGACATCACGGAAGTCGCGGTGACAACGGTGGCCGCGGGGCTGGAGCTTCTCAAAAGCTGA